The following DNA comes from Cheilinus undulatus linkage group 4, ASM1832078v1, whole genome shotgun sequence.
TCTGCATGTAACATGGCAGGTAAACATGAATAGACAGACTCTTAAGTTTCTATCAGGTTTCATCTTGTGAATGTTTACAGGGTAAAGTTTTGTTTATTAACTGTGTATAAAAGACACAATGAAATCCATAAAGCATCGTTTTAAGGTGTAAAGATATTTTATAATTCAGAGGGGTAATTGTATTCAAGgaatataataaaaaattagATGAATATCCATctgactgaatgtttttaactttgaacCTTTAATCTTAAGTATTATATTATAAGATAtgtacatttgaaaaaataaagactgaaaatgaaaaaaatatcagtgATTCTCTCTTCTTTTACTCTCCCCCTACAGGAATCATCACACTCATTATCTTAAACATTATTTCAGCAGCAAATAACAGCTAACTGACCCTTAACTACAGCTGATAGGAGAGTGTTTACTGCTCTTATATCAGTGTTAtctgaagatttattttctgagAAAGCATACAGgagcaaaaacatgacattagagatataaaaattttaaagtcaAGACTTTAGAATAGATATTTCAGGGTGCTATGAAATTGTGCCTACCTGGGGCATCAAAAAGTTCCTCTTGGGTGCACtactgaaatataaaatgaaatgaaaaatgaaatagcCACTTTTATTTAGACACAGGTGTTCACAGGTGCAGCAAGGTGCTCAGCACTGATGAAAGCCAGatgtttgctgctgttgttaTTCTCTTTTTTGCACCTGTGAGCACACGTTTTGTCACCTATGTCTTAATTAAagaccctttttttttattcttctcaTCTCAGTCACAGTGAATGTTTTTCAGCCCAGTTGGCCTGGTGTGTTGAGATCGACTCTGCCTTAttggacttttaaaaacagcatgctTCGAGATCTCTGTGTATCATTAACCTTCATTATTATTCCCAGCATATTATGATGAAACATTTTGTTACAGATAATCAGGTGAATTGCTGGttcttgttaaaataaatggttaaattctTTTTATAGAGCGCAGCTCATGTCCAGAAAAACTTGCTCTCTACATGTAAACTATGCGCGGTGAACGTGAGCTGGATTACAAATTTATCAGTATCAGGGGTTCATTATataacaaacaataaaacacttttcACACGACACCCTACTAACAGTGTTTCACTGGCTTGTTAATTGTACTAAAGTATTTCAAAAAAAGTAAATGCCATACTCAAGCTCTTCAACATCTACAAAGGACAAACTTCACCTTCTTTTGTTACATTTGTTCTGCCCTTCAGGTTAAATATTAACAAATAATATTTCGCAAGCAAATAAAAAAGGTGTCATTATTCATTTGTTTCAGCTGTTCAGTAGTTAGTGGTTCAACAAACTGCAAATTCAGCATCAGTGCTTCACTGTCAACAACATACGAACAAGTACTGTGTGTTAAAACATCACAGAGATACTGTAACATGAATTAAAAAGGCTGTTTTAAATGGGAATGAATATGGTGTACCCTTTGTTTGGAAACCTCTGAGCTAGATTTCACTATTTCTATTTATGTTGAAGTCTGGTAGGCAGCTATAAGGCATAGATATTGACATTGTGATTGACTGCTTGCCATTTTGAAACacacaaaattgaaaaatataacagataTAACCTTCAGCTGGTTACGTTGTATCTTAAGACAAGGCACGGTGGAGTGGAAAGTACACCTGTTGATCTGCTCTCATAGTGTTATAATGTGTTTACAATGAAACAGTCcagtcaatctttgtttgtatcaCACCAATTCATTatcaaagttatctcaagacactacAAAGAGGGCAGGCCTAGGCCATACTCTCTTTTGTGGCTTATTATGATAGGCCagcgttaatcattaatatcatTACAAAAACTATAACCTATTATGATAAAGGCCAGTGTTAATAAGCATGAGCACTAGCAGTGTTTAGCCTTGTTACAGTGGTGACATTTACCTTTATGTGGAGATGATTCAGACGTGCTGCCCTAACAGCGGGGATGCACACGGAATATTACAAGCTACAATTTCATAAACAGACAGCAAaccttttcattcctttttttcccagttaAAGCTGAGGTTAAGCTCTCACTTCTGAAGTCTAAACATGCAAGTCTGCACTAGGAATGTTTGAATGACAACATTGCCGTGTAGTGGCAAATAGGAGAACTGCAGAAGCTTAAAGTCAATGATGTGACGACAAAACACTCAAGATACAATGAGGCTGGTGATGATGTCAGCCTGATGGTTTGTTtttacaacaaacctaaaaaagAAAGTTTCCTGTGTGGAAAAGGTAACATGTTCACTGCTTTACTCAGGATTTTCACTGAGATGCTTGTATGTGATGGAGCCATTTCTAatgaaactcatttcagctctgtggagttttttttagcagctttcaccttgtttgtttttgatcctggcagaaaatgtttgctgatgAAAATATTACAGTACTGGATATAGAACTGAATGGGTTAAATATCTCACCTGAGTCACACACTGCAAAAATAATCTGTCTggattgaagaaaaaaaaaacttgattctTGTCTGAATCTTCTCAAACCAGATGAAATTATCTGCCATAAATAATTGCATACAACATGCAGTCAGAGTAAAGTGGCTTATTCTAAATGGGCACAAGTATGTTAGTGACAGGTCTCTAATAATCACTATGAGACAGGTCTGTCTTTGGacttataaatacatttatttggTAGACAGTTCATTGTACTGTTTTGAATACCAGCTTTATGAAACTGTGGGTTGGGAAAGAGATCTTTCAGCATATGAAGTTGCAGTACCAGATCTTGCACAATAGATGCTGAAAGGCTAGTAGATCACACATCATATTACCCAGTCAGTTTAAAAAATAGTGTGTACATGTTGACAAAATATAACCTTGATGATGGACTTGCATTGAAAAGGTGAAATGAAAAATACTTCAAACAGAAGAAGTGTCAAATCTATATGGTACCTGTGTTTTGTTATTGCCTCTGTTGTAATAGTGAAATGTGATGTCACACTGCAGCTGAATAAATGTTAATGCTGGTACAATTAAGTCTAAGTGTATGAATTGGAAAACTGGGAGGTCTTGAAACAAGTCTTCACAGCTAAAAAAGGTAGTGAAAGATGCAGTGAAATTATTTAGCTTAATATGAATTTTAAACAGCTAATTTCAGGAtttggaaacagaaaaaatagacaTATTCTAAAAACAATACTAATAATCTTACACATTCTGTTCTTAAAAAGAATTTTAGTCTCAAAACAAGATCAAAAATACTTTTTGTCTATATGTAAGATTTTAAGACCTGGTATGATAGATCATTTTTGCAGTGCAGTTATACCTTTGGAAACTGGTTGAAAGATTTTAGACATAACCTGGAGTGTGTAGCCCTTATATAATTACTATAGAAAAGCCAAACATTTACCTAAGTAATGACTTAAGGACATGACTGCTGGTGTAGCCCCCTTTATCTCCATTAAACAGATTTGTGATCACCAAAAGCAGAGAGTTTAAAAGCATCAGGGTCAACCTTTCAAACAAATGAAGTCACTGAAGAcgaaaaacatttggaaaataatttattattttcaaaacCCAGAGGCATTTTGTGGTTACAGTCATTTCAGATAACTGATGTGCATTTTCACAAACTGTACACTACAACTACCAATACACTTCAACTAATCTACAGTACTAAATCCACTACTTACAATAAGTGCGACTTAAAGCTGGTGTAACAGTaaagaacaatgaaaaaaatcaacacataaataaacaataaatctgCATTTGTAGCACCATTCATAAAACTACATTATAGCTGTGGAAAATAATTTACTTCTATTTGGTTGGCTACTGCATTCTTCACAGGCTTGTGTTTCAATGTGCCTCTCTTAGACAGCCTGCaggaggctttttttttaaaacagtaccATTAAAGCTGGTCGCTTGTGCAAAGATTTGAGCCTAAAATAATCTCCATGTAGCCCCAAAACCATGGACCTATGACCAATTTTATgtcatttccttttttcatgATTGTCAGCTCCCTGTCTGGATTTCAGAGGGGGGgttgttgtttaaaaaatgatttaaaaaaatagcagttcttatgctgattaaaaaaaaaaaaaaaaaaaaaaaaggctttggTACTTAGAAGGGGGGTGGGCCGTAGAAAGCCGTGTATGCAGCAATGATGCCCTGAGCGTCCGCCATCTCGTCACAGTCCACGTTAGTCTCACACACCTCTCTCAGGCTGTAAAGCAGAGAAGGAAAAGGAGTCAGATGGTTTTCTactctgctgctttgtttacaTGTGTCAGCTATAAAATCATACAAAAGACTGAACACAAGAGCAGTTCATCTGTAGATTTATCTCACATGCATAGACAAATCTAGCAAACCCAACACAGTAAGAATTGTGTATCTATACTTGCTGAGGTCTATTTGATTCATAAGGGTAATTAAGCGCACCTTTCCAGCTGCAGAGGGGTGGGCTCTCCTGCTGGGGCTGCTCTTCTTCTCCTCAGGAGAACAGCAGCCAGGTCTCTCTTCATCACAACTGGAGCATCTGTTTGggctgtgataaaaaaaaaaaaaaaacagactttcttAACCTTTCTGTTGTGCTGCTGCACAGAAGTTTTACAAACAACTCTAGAAAACATTCAAAGACTGATATTAAAAGATGTAGCTTACCTTCAGCAGCATCTTCAGTAGACTCTGACgaagatgatgaggatgaagaagaagaggaggaatcAGATGCAGAGTCGGAGTCAGAGGAGTCAGCCTCGTCAGACTCGGAGGACTCAGAGGACTCTGAGGattcagaggaggaagaggaggaggaagatgatgaggaagaggaggctgaTGAGTCTGAGCCTGAGTCGGAATCAGATGCTGAAGAGTCGGAGGAAGAGTTGGAGTCAGATGTAGAGTCTGAGGATGAATCCGactcagaggaggaagaggaggcagaggatGTGTCAGCAGCGGCGGTTCCTGGGTCTGCAGTTGCAGCTGTGTCTGCTTCAGGGTCCACAACGACCTCTGGTTCAACAGCTGAGAATCACAGAAAACATCAACATGCAAACTTCTGCTATACTTCTGCTTACAATgatattaaacaaaaacatagaGAGTTTGTGCTTACCTCCCATGGACCAGCACACTGACAGAAAAGCAGCGACGAAGAGGAGAGTCAGGGTCTTCATGATGCCTTTTTAGTTGGTCTCTTGCTGTAGACAAGCTGCTTTCCTGATGCTTGCTCTTCTTAGCTTTGAGTGGATTGCTCTACTCCTTTCCCGTGAACTCCAGGTCAATATATAGTGCAGTCCTCCTTTCTCTGACCGGACCCACACAATGAGATAaccctctgattggctggggACATGACTGTCAGCATTTCCACTTCAACTTGTCCTGAGAGCTCACTTAAACACCCACGCAGCCCCTGGCACAGCATCCCAAAAACTCTATCACCCACATTCAAACTTACACGACCACAAACATTCCTGGCATTCGACTATATGTACATGTGCACATGTGTAATCTTAAGTGTATATGTATGTACATACATAAACCTTTAAGTGACATTAGAGCCAGTCCAAGAAAAATACTTTCTCTTTGGGGGGAATTCCCCTTTAAACAACATTATACATACgcatatacattttttaacttcAGTTTTCAGATTTGAAGGTACAAGGTAGGTACAACTAAATATGCATCAAATTTACCTCCAATATCTCAAATAGCACACCCTTGATGCTTTTGAGTAGACTGAAAGTGTTAATCTCATATTTCCTGGAACAGGAATTCAGTAATTTCCCTGTCAATCATGTTTTGAGGTCAAACTAAATCATTTTTATACCCATCTTGTTTACCAGTCGTGTACATCACTTTGGAATTTCTCTCAGCTCTCACCCCTCATCACTGAAGTATAAATACTATAAACCCCTAAAAGGCCTAAAAGTGTGTTTCTGATTTTAATGGAATATGCATATAACATGATGCGATTTTAATCAGGGAGACCTGTTACAGGATTGCCTCTTTAACGCTCGGGGTTGCCAGTTCTACCCTTGCTGTTATGCTACACTCCTTGCCCAAGATGTGATCTCCCTCCTCCACAAACCCCAAACTACAGCCTCAGCCGACCACAAGCTACTAATTGAGTGACACGAAACAGCCGGGGCCTCGTTATGCGACAGTGCTTAATTAGAGTGTTGCAGAGTCCCAGCAGAACCGCAGTCAGTCACTATTTTCAGACACAGCTTGGTGCAGCCCCAGGCTGGATCCAGGCACGGCTACGGCTTACCAACAGCAACCAACAGCCCAATGCACAGCCTTGCTTgatgtatttcagcatatatacGACTAAATATAGATAACCCCCATGTGTTGGATGCATGGCGATATGCATGTGGGTTTGGATGCAGCGCTCTGTTTGTCTGATAGTTTCAGAGTGGCCTCAGCTGTGGTCTATGATAAAAAATGGTATTTCAAGCTTTTAACATGAACCTAAACAGTTCTGCAACTTAAATACTGTCCTGATAAGCAAACATTCATGCACATGTGTCTCttcaaatatataaatatatcacaGAGCCCCGGGGAGGCTTCATCTGTCATGCACTGAGAAATTTAGTGCTGCTGTACAGTGACCTTGGTGTCCTTTGTGTTTCAGTCCTGCAATATTCCTGGTTCTGGGATTTGTTTTGGACTGTGCACTGTATAATTTTGATGTCTGAGGATGTGTCCATTTTTGTGGGCGCATTGCGTGGGGGATACACTTGAAAAAAAGAACTGCCAGAAGGTCCCTGAACAGTTACGACAAAAAAATAGTGTCTGGATTACTTCTAATTTGGATCAGTTCGTTGTTTTTTGGCTTCAAAGTCCCTAAACCCAGACAGTGACTAATTGTTGCTTTGGGCGTACtcatttcctgtctgtctcACAGAAGAGAAACTTAGATGCACAGGTGTACACAGTGTGATGGCATTTGATGAGTCTCAGAGGCTAATGATGTTTACACCAGCAGTCTTTCATTTcaatttagtttgttttatttttttaaatttacaatataatatttttatttcgcTTTACCTGCTGCTGTCCATACTATTGCATTTATTGCTCCTAGTTTTCATTTGCCATAGCCTCAAGCTTTTAtgtgttattttgtgttttaactgtGAAATGTAGCTGACCTTGGACTCTTTAGATCAGGGCTTGAATAAAAATTTACCTcaactttgaacagaaacagCTATTATACTCAAAGATATAATTTTCTTTTGTTCAGGACCACTTCACTGTTTATGCATCAAACAAATGCAAgctaaacaacaaaacaaaaacaacaaactatCTTGAAATGAAAAGTTGCAGACTCTtcctttaaaaccatttcttcACTCTGTGGGTGGATGCTTGATGACACACACAGTCTCTGTTGCTTGGTAGGTGTGCATGACTTCAGAGAGGTGACAGGGATCTAAGGTAAAGATTGTGTAATTAGACCAgcgttaatttcgtcaactaagactatgactaaaaattttcatcaacagccttttttccatgatgaaaactagactgagactagcCAGACTAGACAGATCCGTGATGATTAAAAAcggactaaaagtaagtttagttttcgtcaaggtgactaaaacttgactaaaatgtaattcagttttcgttggacattaaaaatccatgatatttctccactgtgggtttatctgtcaaaacaaaatgcatctgtatctcttttgcctcttagctgtagaaagcagggacccaagggtttggcagagtgcatagagcacagtaccatgatttggtaccagattaaggcaagaGAACAAATGCTTGGAAGAACAGTACCTATTTACAATTTGAAGGTACCTTTCACAAGGCTTTTCCCTTACCCTTTatatttcttcctcttttatcAGCCATTAGTTTTGTGGACTATTATTTTTTCCTCCAGTTTAGAATTTTTACCCATGGAGGCCGATGACTTCATAGAAGtgacacattttaaacacttgAATAATGTTTGtaccataaattgtagccacttaatgtttttttctctcagagGTTGCCGTTTTTCCACCCCAGTGACACTATCCACTCCTTCATAGCCATCACAGAAGCTTTACTAGttagcctggaacttgggttaCTTTCTGgggtatttaaagattaaatctacaGCAGTAAATCGGATATTGAAGTCCTCCTATGCATTTTCAAACACGCTTTTTGATAGTTTCTGCCACAAGCAGCTATGCTTGGCACTATTTTGTATTGTTAATATTGCACAATGCTTTGTAAATGGGCTGTGACAACTAAAGGCAGGCTGTTCCACGGTTGTGTCACAGTGCACTGCACAGATCATGCAGGAGACGGCCTGAACGGCTTATAATGGACAGGAGAGGCAGAGAAgttgtgatgtggccctctgtgtcactgcagacaggaactgatTGAGTAACGGCACAAATGGACTTGAAGTGAATGGACTTTTTTGTGaatatgtgaagattttgaaaattttttgtTGCACAGTGATTATTTCTCACTTTTAGTTCCCCAAAAGGTGGGAGGACACTTTGTGCCAAATCTTTGAGTTTAATtaccaatttgtttttttcttttgtctttatagtcccataacttttttaaaata
Coding sequences within:
- the bglapl gene encoding bone gamma-carboxyglutamate (gla) protein, like, with translation MKTLTLLFVAAFLSVCWSMGAVEPEVVVDPEADTAATADPGTAAADTSSASSSSSESDSSSDSTSDSNSSSDSSASDSDSGSDSSASSSSSSSSSSSSSESSESSESSESDEADSSDSDSASDSSSSSSSSSSSSESTEDAAEAQTDAPVVMKRDLAAVLLRRRRAAPAGEPTPLQLESLREVCETNVDCDEMADAQGIIAAYTAFYGPPPF